In the Symphalangus syndactylus isolate Jambi chromosome 17, NHGRI_mSymSyn1-v2.1_pri, whole genome shotgun sequence genome, aaaggaagtgagGCTCACCGTATTTAGTGTATGTTCCCATTTCtgtaaaagagaaaagggaaatacGTGTTCCTGTTTGCTGGGGAAAGATAAAAATCACTGAGGGTTTAATAATAGATTATGAAAGTCATAGAATGCTTAAAAAATCATAGCGTGTTCTAACAATAGAACTTTCGAATCTTGGAATGTGACACTCCTAGAATATTGGAAACTTAGGGTAGGTACTTACAAAGCCACGATGTAATAAATAGAATGAAAGAAGAGTAACGCTCTAGAATGTTATAATAGAACATTCAACTGCGAAGTGAACTAAGGATAGAACCTGAAGACTGCAGAACCGTAGGGACCTAGAACGTCAGAGAGGCTGTCTAAGGACTGGTATCCCTAGTGGGCAGTGTGGGCATGGGGGGCACAGAGACCCCCTCAGTTGAAACAGGGGTACTGAGGTGCAGTGGGGTGGTCAGGGTAGCCCGAATGCCCCCTGGTTTCCGCTGGCCGCCAGGGCACCAGGTGGGGAGCGAGGACCGGTGATCACATTTCGTCCCTAATGAGCAGACCGGAGCTGGCTGGTCCCCTGGGGCTGCAGGGAgaaggtggggggaggtggggggagcaggagcccacagaggaggaggaggaggtgagatAGTCTGGTGGCATCGGGGACAAGGCCAGTGAGTGAGCCCAGGGGTGCTGGGGGATGCGGGGGGCTGTAGCACTTCTCCCTCTTGTCCTCGAAATCCTCCAAGTTTTTCAGGTTTGCTGGGTTTTGGGGTGGCTGGCAGGATGCGGCAGCCGAGGCTGCTAAATTGGGGGGGCAGGTCTTCCTAGTCTTTCCTGTCCCCCACTATCGCTCCATCGTTGGGTATATTTCTCTTCCCCCCGACCCTCTGGAAGGGGCCAGCAGGGACCCAAGAAGTGGGGGCCTGCGGGACAGACAGGGGGAGCTTCTTGTGGACTGTGAGATTTGGGGGTTCACCCCATCAACAGAGCCTAAGTAAGGGGCAGAACTTAGATCCCAACCAGAGAGGGTCCTGGAAGGGGAACGGGGTTATGGGGATCAGGTGATGGAAGGTCGCTTgctttctttgtggtgagaaggTCATATCTTCCAGTAGGTTCTCAGAGGGGCCAGAGACGCTcagaaagacttgagaaaaattACAGAAGTTCAGAGAGTGAAGAGAAAAACCTGAGGGGAAGGGAAGCTGTTTAGTTAACAGCAACAGGAGGTTTGTCTTGAGACATCAAGTGACTTAGACAACTGTCTTGCTGCTGcgggcctcggtttccccatctgtaccaGGAAGGGGTCAGAAATAGCCTCGCACCCCCAGCTGTCACACATACATCGGCTGCACTGTGGCGTTCTAAGAGTCTCACGTTCCATGCTGACTTTTGAGGTTTCCGTGTTGGGCAGAACTCACGTGGGGAAGAAGAGAGGGCTGTCTGGGCACCCCTCCCGCCATGTCCAGCATCCCCAAGATGGCAGCAGGTtggggaggaggggtgggaggaaggaggggtgAGAGCTGGACCGGTTTCCCCTTGAGGAAATTAGCAATGGGAAGTGTATTTCCTCCTCTGGCTGCCGGAAGTGTCTCCTGCCCGGGCACCCGAGTTAGGTCAGCAGAGCCCTGGGGGTCGACAGAAAGTGGGGCAAAGGGGACTTCTAGCCCTCAGTGGGTGCCTCCTGCCATGAAGAACTGGTTTATTTCTTGTCTCAGCCCCCTAGTTCCCgtggaataataataattgttcaaatactgcatgttatgGAGCTGATATCGCATTCTAGCAAGGACGTTCCAGTCTGTGATGTGATGAATATAAAGCCTGTGCCCCCttttacagaaggggaaactgaggctcctggAGACCTAATTCTCTAAATGTcacaggaggaagggagagactaGGGGCAGAGAGATGAGGAGAgagagggcagaggagaggggagggaggttaTTTTGAGTGACTTGGTCTGGGTGGGAGGTTTCAAGTGGAAGGGAGGGGCTGGATCACACTGTTCCAGCCTGGAGTACGCCCCCACCCATCCCATCTCCACAGGACCCACAAGCTTCTGCCCAGGAGtctggggtgggggaggcagcTCTGCTGCTGAGGACCCCACAGGGGGCAGGACTTACTGAGCAGGACTCAGCCCTGACCTTTCAAAGTCAATTAAGAAGCGGATAGATCCTGCCCTTTCCAGCTCTCCCCTGACCACCTCTTCCCCTGGGAACGGactcttctccctcccttccccctcctccccatgCCCTTGTTTgagcctggggtggggtggggcaggctcATGGGCAGAGAATATGTTTTTACTCCATGCCTCTGGCCTCTGCAAAGCTTCTGGAATGGTTTTTCCAATGGCAAATGGCTCTGTGCTCCCTGACCATGACCTTGgtaatttattgagcacctactgtatgctggGCCTGTCCTGGGTGCTGGCGATACAGCAGTCAACAGGGCACACAAAGTCTCTGCCCTCCTGAAACACCTATTCTAGACAGACAGACACAAACAAAACACAGGGTGATGTGAGGAGAGGGTCCTGGGGCAGGGGAGAGTCAGGGACTGAATGGAGAGGGACTCCCGAGGAAGTGAACGAGGGAACGGAGCTACTCAGACTATCTGAAggaagagcagtggctcacatctgtaatcccagcactttgagaggccaaggtgggtggatcactggaggccaggagttcgagaccagcctggccaacatggtaaaaccccatctctactaaaaatacaaaaattagctgggcgtgatggtgcacacctgtaatcccaactactcaggagaccaaggcaggagaatcacttgaacccaggtggcggaggtttcggtgagccgagatcgtgccactgcactccagcctgggtgacagagtaagattctgtctccaaaaaaaaaaaaaaagagcattccaGACTGAGAGTATGGTAAGTGTGCAAACGTTTGAGGCTGGAAAAGAAGGTCACTGGCCTTGAGcctgctgaggcaggaaggagaggtGGGTGAGGCTGGCTAGGCTGCCGCAGCAGGCCAGACAGAGCCTTGTGACTCCGGATGAGGAGTCTGGATTTTACCGCAAGCCCATTCAGAAGCCATTGGAGGATTTCAAGCAGGGAAGTAACAAGAACTAGGCTGCattggtgggtcatgcctgtaatcccagcacttcgggaggccaaggcaggaagatcttttgagcccaggagttggagactggcctgggcaacgtggggaaaccccatctccacaaaaaaaagaacaattagccaggtgtggtggcacacacctgtagtcccagccacttaggaggctgaggtgggaggatcgcttgagcccatgaggtcaagactgcagtgagtcaagattgcactactgcatgacagaatgagactctgtctcaaaaaagaaagaaagaaaagaaaagaagaaaagaaagagctgaGTTTCATGTCAGAAggatcttggctgggcgcggtggctcacgcctgtaatcccagcactttgggaggccaaggcaggtggatcacctgaggtcgggagttcgagaccagcctgaccaacatggagaaaccctgtctctactaaaaatacaaaattagctgagcgtggtgacgcatgcctataatcccagctactccagaggaagaggcaggagaatcacttgaacctgggaggcagaggttgtggtgagccaagattgggacattgcactctagcctcagtgacaagagtgaaactctccgtctcaaaaaaaaaaaaaaaagaagaagaaaagaaaagaaagatctttCTGGCTGCCATATGGGAAGTGATTTGAAGGAAGCCAGAGTAGCAGCCCAGAAAAGCAATGGTGATGCTACTGCAATGATCCCAGCGAGCGATGACGCTGACGCTGACGCAGAGTGGACAGTGGCAGGCGTTTGAGAGAGATGCACACAGATTCAGGAAGCACTGGGGAGGTGGAGCCGAGAGGACTTTCCCATGGAAAGATGCTCTGGCATCTGGGAGGCTCCCATGGACCTCCTTCCGTCCCCTCTCTGgggcttggtttcctcatctgtcaataGACTCCACCTTAAActccacttttaaaatgtttttaaagtgcaTCCTGGGGATTCTTCAGAGCTGGCCTCTCCACCCCCACCTCATTTCACCAGAGCAGCTAGCAGCTCACCCTTTTCACTGTTTTAGATTGGTTTCTGGTTAAGAtcttgttggaaaaaaaaaaacaaaacaggcttcACATCCAAAAGAACTAAACCAAAAGACCCCTGGATGGAATGGCTCCTGAAGCTGCCAGTGACTCTGGacttggttctgcttctctgcgGGGTTGATGATAGTCAGGGGCTTGGTCCATGAATATCCTTTGCCCTGTGTATGCAGATCTTCCCAGAACAAAGTGGGTGACAGGCTCAAGGTTCTCACTCAGGAAAACTGAGGGGGGGGTAAGGGCAGAGACAGTGAAGAGAGTGGTCCCTGAGGGAGAAGACTGCTGGCGCTAACCCCAGGGCTTCCTCATGCTCCCTGATCTTGATCTTGACCTTGACTGTTCCCAGCAGCTCCTGGCTCTCCCCTTTCCCTTACTCCTCTGCAGCTTTGGTTCCCAGTCCCCACTGGCAGCCCAGGGCCCTTTTCTGtccagttattcttttttttttttttttggagatggagttcactcttgttgcccaggctgcagcgcaatggcaccatctcagcttactgcaacttccgcctcccaggttcaagcaattctcccacctcagcctcctaagtagctaagtagctgggattacaggcatgcaccaccacacctcgctaattttgtatttttagtagagacagggtttctccatgttgctcaggctggtctcaaactcccgacctcagacctcaggtgatctgcccgccttggcctcccaaagtgctgggattacaggcgtgagccaccgtgcccggccttctttttttttttttttttttgagatggagtccctctcttgtctcccaggctggagtgcagtggtgctatctgagctcactgcaacctctgcctcccgggctcaagcaatcctctcgcctcagcatcccgagtagctgggattacaggtacgtgccaccacgcccagctaatttttgtatttttagtagagacagggtttcaccatcttggccaggctggtctcgaactcctgacctcaggcgatcctcctgccttggcctcccaaagtgctgggattacaggcatgagccactgtgcctggcctgtccaGTTATTCTGGggtggaaactgaagcacaggctGGAGACAAGGACTGACAGCGGAGATGGCTGCACTCCAGACATCAGGACCTTGGACAGGTCTCGGAAcagccctgtgcctcagtttgtcGAAGAGAAAGAACAACTACTTTCCTCATAGAAGTCTTGAAAATTTCAATGAAGTGATAGCCataaatcagccgggcatggtggctcactcctgtaatcctagcactttgggaggccaaggtgggaggatctctttttttgtttgtttgttttgagatggagtctggtctgtcgcccaggctggagtgcaatggcatgatctcggctcactgcaacctccgcctcccaggttcaagcgattctcctgcctcagcctcccgagtagctgggactaaaggtgtgtgccaccatgcccagctaatttttgtatttttagtagagacagggtttcaccattttggccaggatggtttcgatctcttgacctcctgatccgcccgcctcggcctcccaaagtgctgggattacagggaaggatcgcttgagctcaggagttcgagaccagcctgggcgacacaggaaGACCTCCAtctattatatgtgtgtgtatatatatatatatatatatatatattttaagccaggcatggtgatgcatgcctgtgttcccagctacttgggaggctgaggcaggaggatcactgggagcccaggaggttgaggctgccgtgagctgtgatcatgctactgcattctagtctggatgaaagagcaagaccctgtctcaaaaaataaataaataaaaagaaataatatgcaTAAAAATGAATGCCTGGAATGGGATCTGCTATGTAGTAGGGCTCGATTAACATTTGCTGTTATTACCCTTGTTGACAAGAATGGGATTCCTGGGTAAGGAGTTGGAGGCTGGCCCCAGGCCTGGTCCTATTGCTGCCGTGCTGTGCATCCTTAGGGAGGTGACTCAGCGTCTCTGGGCCCCTTCTCTCTGTCTGTGACATGATAGAGTTAGACTAGTCTGGCATTTCCTGAAGCATGATATGACACCTGTGCCAGTTTTACAGGGATTCTGCAGGAAAATGCTAAAATCTGAGTTgggtcatttttttccctttttctctttctttctttctttttcttttcttttcttttcttttttttttttttttttttaagacagagttttactcttttgcccaggctggagtgcagtggcgcgatctcggcttactgcaacctccgccttttggtttcaagcaattctcctgcctcagcctcctgagtagctgggattacaggcatgcaccaccacacccagctaatttttgtatttttagtagagatggggtttcaccatgttggccaggctggtcttgaactcctgacctcatgatctgcctgcctcggcctcccaaagttctgggattacaggtgtgagccaccgcatccaaccttttttttttttttttttttgagacagggtctcactctgttgtccaagctggagtgccatggtccgattatagctcactgcagcctgaatcccctgggatcaagtgatcctcctacctcagcctccccagtagctgggactacagatatgcaccaccacacctggctaatatttttatttttattttttgtagagactgggtctcactgcattgcccaggctggtcttgaactcctaggctcaagcgaacctcccacctcggcctcccaaagtgttgagattacaggcgtgagccactgcacctggcctgagttGAGTCTTTATTCTAATATCTATCAGGGGAAAAATATGCCTGACACCTCAAATCTGTGTTCTCAGAGAGTGGTTGCTTAGGATGGGGCTGAAGTAGGCATTGTTGGGGTGTCCAGTCTCTGCAGTTCACAGCAATTATGGTGAGGAGTGTGGGGAGAAGAAGGTTGGAGTGTCCATGACTCCCTCACTGCTGTCCTCTCTCCCAACAGGCACTGCAGTCAGCGGTGAACTGACTTCATCCCAATCCCTCAGCCTCCACCAGTACCAGTCTGgagtccctcccctgcccccattGAAATTTCCCTTCTGTCCCCAAACTCACCTCTGATCTAGACCTTACTCACCTCCTTCCTGTTTCCTAAGACTCCTTCCTGCAGTCCCCAGACCGAGCCTTTCATCTTTGTCCACCCTGTGCCAGACACCTCCTTTTCCAGAACCTTCTCCTTACTGGTGACCTTACttatctctgtttctttctggGGTCCTAGGAAATGCCAGCACTCCCACCCGCATTGCCTGAACTTTCCAACACTCCCTAACTGCCCTGTGTCCTATCTCAACACTTTCTCATGTATTTCCTGTGTCTTCTAGAACATTCCCCCACCATTATTACTTCAATATGGCTACACATACTTCCTAACTGCCCTGCAAACATCTCCTTCTCACCATTGCCCAGCGATGCTTTCGTCTCCTCCATAAACACTCCCGGAGACCAATTTTTGTGTCACCCCCATACTCCCTCATTGACACACTGACTGACTCCATACATAACTTCCTTGAAAAACCTCTTTATTAATTTCACCATCCTCCAGACTTCCCTTCTGTCATAATTCTATCCCTCCTCCAACTTTTTCCTCTCAagctctgcctttcccagcccagcccagcctacCCAACCTCATCTCTTCCCTGTAGACCACATCCCACCATGTTCCCCTGAGCCTCCAAGGAAGGGGCTCGGGGGCCCCATGGCCTCCCGCTCCCTGTGGCCCCACAGCCCCCGTGGGCCAGGGGAAGCGCCCCAGAAGCCGAAGTGCCCACCATGGGCAACCACACGTGGGAGGGCTGCCACGTGGACTCGCGCGTGGACCACCTCTTTCCGCCATCTCTCTACATCTTTGTCATCGGCGTGGGGCTGCCCACCAACTGCCTGGCTCTGTGGGCGGCCTACCGCCAGGTGCAACAGCGCAACGAGCTGGGCGTCTACCTGATGAACCTCAGCATCGCCGACCTGCTGTACATCTGCACACTGCCGCTGTGGGTGGACTACTTCCTGCACCACGACAACTGGATCCACGGCCCCGGGTCCTGCAAGCTCTTTGGGTTCATCTTCTACACCAACATCTACATCAGCATCGCCTTCCTGTGCTGCATCTCAGTGGACCGCTACCTGGCTGTGGCCCACCCACTCCGCTTCGCCCGCCTGCGCCGCGTCAAGACCGCTGTGGCCGTGAGCTCCGTGGTCTGGGCCACGGAGCTGGGCGCCAACTCAGCGCCCCTGTTCCATGACGAGCTCTTCCGAGATCGCTACAACCACACCTTCTGCTTTGAGAAATTCCCCATGGAAGGCTGGGTGGCCTGGATGAACCTCTATCGGGTGTTCGTGGGCTTCCTCTTCCCGTGGGCACTCATGCTGCTGTCGTACCGGGGCATCCTGCGGGCCGTGAGGGGCAGCGTGTCCACCGAGCGCCAGGAGAAGGCCAAGATCAAGCGGCTGGCCCTCAGCCTCATCGCCATCGTGCTGGTCTGCTTTGCGCCCTATCACGTGCTCTTGCTGTCCCGCAGCGCCATCTACCTGGGCCGCCCCTGGGACTGCGGCTTCGAGGAGCGCGTCTTTTCTGCATACCACAGCTCACTGGCTTTCACCAGCCTCAACTGTGTGGCGGACCCCATCCTCTACTGCCTGGTCAACGAGGGCGCCCGCAGCGACGTGGCCAAGGCCCTGCACAACCTGCTCCGCTTTCTGGCCAGCGACAAGCCCCAGGAGATGGCCAACGCCTCGCTCACCCTGGAGACCCCACTCACTTCCAAGAGGAACAGCACAGCCAAGGCCATGACTGGCGGCTGGGTGGCCACTCCGCCCTCCCAGGGGGACCAGGTGCAGCTGAAGATGCTGCCACCAGCACAGTGAACCCTGAGTGGCACAGAACTCCCAGTTTTCCCCTCTCATCCCACAGTCCCTTTTCTCCTGGTCCGGTGTATGCAAATTGTATGGAAAAAGGGCTGTGTTAATATTCATAAGAATATAAGAACTTAGGAAG is a window encoding:
- the GPR4 gene encoding G-protein coupled receptor 4, yielding MGNHTWEGCHVDSRVDHLFPPSLYIFVIGVGLPTNCLALWAAYRQVQQRNELGVYLMNLSIADLLYICTLPLWVDYFLHHDNWIHGPGSCKLFGFIFYTNIYISIAFLCCISVDRYLAVAHPLRFARLRRVKTAVAVSSVVWATELGANSAPLFHDELFRDRYNHTFCFEKFPMEGWVAWMNLYRVFVGFLFPWALMLLSYRGILRAVRGSVSTERQEKAKIKRLALSLIAIVLVCFAPYHVLLLSRSAIYLGRPWDCGFEERVFSAYHSSLAFTSLNCVADPILYCLVNEGARSDVAKALHNLLRFLASDKPQEMANASLTLETPLTSKRNSTAKAMTGGWVATPPSQGDQVQLKMLPPAQ